The following are from one region of the Mustela lutreola isolate mMusLut2 chromosome 9, mMusLut2.pri, whole genome shotgun sequence genome:
- the RNF144A gene encoding E3 ubiquitin-protein ligase RNF144A isoform X2: MTTARYRPTWDLALDPLVSCKLCLGEYPVEQMTTIAQCQCIFCTLCLKQYVELLIKEGLETAISCPDAACPKQGRLREDEIECMVAAEIMQRYKKLQFEREVLLDPCRTWCPASTCQAVCQLQDMGLQSPQLVQCKACAMEFCSACKASWHPGQGCPETMPITFLPGETSSAFKLEEDDAPIKRCPKCKVYIERDEGCAQMMCKNCKHAFCWYCLESLDDDFLLIHYDKGPCRNKLGHSRASVIWHRTQVVGIFAGFGLLLLVASPFLLLATPFVLCCKCKCSKGDDDPLPT, encoded by the exons ATGACCACGGCGCGGTACCGGCCCACGTGGGACCTGGCCCTCGACCCGCTGGTGTCGTGCAAGCTGTGTCTCGGGGAGTATCCAGTGGAGCAGATGACGACCATCGCCCAGTGCCAGTGCATCTTCTGCACTCTG tgcctGAAACAGTACGTCGAGCTCTTGATCAAGGAAGGACTAGAAACCGCAATCAGCTGCCCCGATGCCGCCTGCCCTAAACAGGGCCGTCTGCGGGAGGACGAG aTTGAGTGCATGGTTGCCGCCGAAATTATGCAAAGATACAAAAAGCTGCAGTTTGAAAGAG AAGTGCTCCTGGACCCCTGTCGGACTTGGTGCCCGGCGTCCACCTGCCAAGCTGTGTGCCAACTCCAGGACATGGGCCTGCAGAGCCCACAGCTGGTGCAGTGCAAAGCCTGTGCCATGGAATTCTGCTCTGCCTGCAAAGCCAGCTGGCACCCTGGCCAAGGCTGCCCGGAGACCATGCCGATCACCTTCCTTCCCGGAGAGACCAG CTCTGCTTTCAAGCTGGAGGAGGACGACGCACCCATCAAACGCTGCCCCAAGTGCAAGGTCTACATCGAGCGGGACGAGGGGTGCGCCCAGATGATGTGTAAGAACTGCAAACACGCCTTCTGCTGGTACTGCCTCGAGTCTCTGGAC GATGATTTCCTCCTGATCCATTACGATAAAGGACCGTGCCGGAATAAGCTGGGCCATTCCAGGGCGTCAGTCATCTGGCATCGGACACAG GTCGTGGGCATTTTTGCTGGATTTGGGCTCCTGCTATTGGTGGCCTCGCCTTTCCTGCTCTTGGCCACTCCATTTGTACTCTGCTGCAAGTGCAAGTGCAGTAAAGGTGACGACGACCCATTACCCACCTAG
- the RNF144A gene encoding E3 ubiquitin-protein ligase RNF144A isoform X1, which produces MSELILNCSAMTTARYRPTWDLALDPLVSCKLCLGEYPVEQMTTIAQCQCIFCTLCLKQYVELLIKEGLETAISCPDAACPKQGRLREDEIECMVAAEIMQRYKKLQFEREVLLDPCRTWCPASTCQAVCQLQDMGLQSPQLVQCKACAMEFCSACKASWHPGQGCPETMPITFLPGETSSAFKLEEDDAPIKRCPKCKVYIERDEGCAQMMCKNCKHAFCWYCLESLDDDFLLIHYDKGPCRNKLGHSRASVIWHRTQVVGIFAGFGLLLLVASPFLLLATPFVLCCKCKCSKGDDDPLPT; this is translated from the exons ACTGCTCTGCCATGACCACGGCGCGGTACCGGCCCACGTGGGACCTGGCCCTCGACCCGCTGGTGTCGTGCAAGCTGTGTCTCGGGGAGTATCCAGTGGAGCAGATGACGACCATCGCCCAGTGCCAGTGCATCTTCTGCACTCTG tgcctGAAACAGTACGTCGAGCTCTTGATCAAGGAAGGACTAGAAACCGCAATCAGCTGCCCCGATGCCGCCTGCCCTAAACAGGGCCGTCTGCGGGAGGACGAG aTTGAGTGCATGGTTGCCGCCGAAATTATGCAAAGATACAAAAAGCTGCAGTTTGAAAGAG AAGTGCTCCTGGACCCCTGTCGGACTTGGTGCCCGGCGTCCACCTGCCAAGCTGTGTGCCAACTCCAGGACATGGGCCTGCAGAGCCCACAGCTGGTGCAGTGCAAAGCCTGTGCCATGGAATTCTGCTCTGCCTGCAAAGCCAGCTGGCACCCTGGCCAAGGCTGCCCGGAGACCATGCCGATCACCTTCCTTCCCGGAGAGACCAG CTCTGCTTTCAAGCTGGAGGAGGACGACGCACCCATCAAACGCTGCCCCAAGTGCAAGGTCTACATCGAGCGGGACGAGGGGTGCGCCCAGATGATGTGTAAGAACTGCAAACACGCCTTCTGCTGGTACTGCCTCGAGTCTCTGGAC GATGATTTCCTCCTGATCCATTACGATAAAGGACCGTGCCGGAATAAGCTGGGCCATTCCAGGGCGTCAGTCATCTGGCATCGGACACAG GTCGTGGGCATTTTTGCTGGATTTGGGCTCCTGCTATTGGTGGCCTCGCCTTTCCTGCTCTTGGCCACTCCATTTGTACTCTGCTGCAAGTGCAAGTGCAGTAAAGGTGACGACGACCCATTACCCACCTAG